The genome window CGGCTCCGTGTACACCGCCGAAGAGACCGCAGCCATCGGCGAATGGGCGCTCGAGCACGGCATCTGGGTGATCTCGGACGAGATCTACCAGAACCTCACCTACGAAGGCGTCAAGGCGACCTCCATCGTCGAGGCCGTTCCTGCTCTCGCCGGTCAGACCATCCTCGTCAACGGCGTCGCGAAGACCTACGCGATGACCGGATGGCGCGTGGGCTGGATGGTCGGCCCCGCGGATGCCATCAAGATCGCCGGCAACCTGCAGTCGCACCTTTCGAGCAACGTCAACAACGTCGCCCAGAAGGCCGCGATCGCAGCGCTCACCGGCCCTCAGACCGAGGCCGAGCAGTTCCGCGAGGCCTTCGACCGTCGCCGCCGTCTGATCGTGTCGGAGCTGTCGAAGATCGACGGCCTCGTCGTGCCGAACCCGCTCGGCGCCTTCTACGTCTACCCCGATGTGCAGGGCCTGCTCGGCCGCACCTGGGACGGAGTGACGCCGACCACCTCGCTCGAACTCGCCGACTTCATCCTCGAGCGTGCCGAGGTCGCCGTCGTCCCGGGTGAGGCTTTCGGCCCGTCCGGATACATCCGCATGTCGTACGCGCTCGGCGACGACCAGCTCCTCGAGGGCGTGCAGCGCCTGCAGCGACTGTTCAGCTGACCGGCGTCTCGTCTCGCTCGACGACCCCGGGCGTGAAGCCTCCCGGTCGTCGAGCGAGGAGCGCAACGACGACGCGACACGTCGCGGTCACTCCTCGTCG of Microbacterium sp. LWH13-1.2 contains these proteins:
- a CDS encoding pyridoxal phosphate-dependent aminotransferase, with amino-acid sequence MTERAPLSRKLSAIAESATLKVDAKAKALKAEGKPVISYAAGEPDFATPQFIVDAAAEALADPASYRYTPAPGLPALREAIAAKTLRDSGLEVSPSQVIVTNGGKQSVYQAFQTVVNPGDEVLLPAPYWTTYPEAIRLADGTPVEVFAGADQDYKVTVEQLEAARTDRTTVLVFVSPSNPTGSVYTAEETAAIGEWALEHGIWVISDEIYQNLTYEGVKATSIVEAVPALAGQTILVNGVAKTYAMTGWRVGWMVGPADAIKIAGNLQSHLSSNVNNVAQKAAIAALTGPQTEAEQFREAFDRRRRLIVSELSKIDGLVVPNPLGAFYVYPDVQGLLGRTWDGVTPTTSLELADFILERAEVAVVPGEAFGPSGYIRMSYALGDDQLLEGVQRLQRLFS